The Streptomyces noursei ATCC 11455 sequence CGGCGCGAGGAGTACGTCGGGCCGTGGTTCCCCGAGCCGCTGCTGTCCGACCCCTACCAGGACCCGGAGCGCTCGGCGGAGCTGGCCGACTCGCTGTCGATGGCGGCCCTGGTGCTGCTGGAGCGGCTCAGTCCGCTGGAGCGCGCGGTCTTCGTGCTGCGGGACGTCTTCGCCTTCGGCTTCCCGGAGATCGCCTCGGCGGTGGGGCGTTCGGAGGCCGCGTGCCGTCAACTCGCCGTGCGCGCACGGCGCCACGTGGCGGCCGGCCGGCCCCGGTTCGAGGCCGACCGCACCGAGCACGAGGAACTCGCCGGGCGGTTCTTCGACGCCTTCAAGGAGGGCGACGTCGACGGGTTGCGGGAGCTGCTGGCCGCCGATGTGCAGGCGGTCGGCGACGCCGGCGGCAAGGCCCCGCTGTGGGGGCGGGGCGCCTTCGGCGTCGAGAACGTGGCCCGGCTGCTCGCCGCATTCGCCCCGTGGTTCACCGGGATCGACGGCGTCGTGGAGCCGTGCGAGGTGAACCGGCATCCGGGCGCGATCTTCCGCGACCGCGACGGAAAGGTCCTCGGCGCCTGGGCGCTCGACATCCTGGACGGGCAGATCCAGGCGATCCGGGCGGTCCTCAACCCCGACAAGCTCGGCCACGTGGGCCCGGTGGCGGACGCCTGGGCGGCCCTCCGCGAGGCGAACGCGGCGCGCCGCGCCGCCCAAGGGCCGGACGCCACGGGGAGTTGACGATCGCCCCGCCGTCCGCTGGCCCCCGGCCCGCCGCCGCGCCCACCGGCTGCGGCGAACGCGTCGTTCCGCTGCCATGATCACCGGCGATCGACACAATGGGGGCGTGCCGAATCACGCTGAACTCACCCTCGCCGATGGAACATCCATCCGCTTGGAGCTCGCTCCGGCGCACGGCGCGCCCCGGCCGGCGGACTCCCCCGACGGGGACCCCACGGCCGATCTGCCGCACGGGATCGAGGCGTTGGTGCCGATGGCGCGCGGCGGCGAGCGGGCCGCGGCGACCGCGGTGGCGGCGCTGCGCACCACGCTCCGGCCGCTGGGCCCGCTGCTCCAGGAGATCCATGACGCGGTCGCCTCCGCCGAACAGCCCCCGGACCAGATGTCGGTGCAGTTCGGGGTGCAGATCGGCCAGGACCTCAAGCTCGGCATCGTCGGGGCCAACGGGCGGGCCTCGTTGACGATCACCGCCACCTGGCGGCCGCAGCAGGCCGAGTGACGGGTCGGTGCACCGCTGCCCCCGACCCCATAGCGAAATATCGAACTTTCGCAGTCCGGAACGAGAATTCCACCACTTCATCGACGCTGCCGCCGGCCGTCGAACCGGGCGAGGAGCTGCCGCACCGGAGCGGTGATCCCCGCACTCGCTCCGGCGAGGCCGCACCCCGCCCGGCGGCGTAACGTCAGCACTGTGCCGCGGCTGTGGGTAGGTGCGCCATGACGACCGGCGGGGCCGAGAAGGCTCCGCTGGGCCAGGAACTGCTGCGGACGAGGGCGGAGACCGGGGCCTCGTCGGCCATGGTCTACGCGCTGGCGCCGGACGCGCCGGTGCTGCGGCTGACCGCGCTGAGCGGGATCCCGCCGCCGGTGCTGGAGCCCTGGCGGCGGATCGCGCTGGCGGCCCCCATCCCGGTGGCGATCGCGGCGCGCCGGCAGCGGCTGGTGTGGGCGGCCGACCACCAGCAACTGGCCCGGGACTTCCCCCGTACGGCAGTGGCACTGCCGTACGACTTCGCGCTGGGCGCGGCACCGCTGGACGACGGGACCGGCTGCCGGGGCGCGGTGGTGCTGCTGTGGCCGGCCGGCCACGGATCCGAGCTGTCGGCGGCCGAGCGCACCGCGTTCGAGGCCGCCTGCCGGCGACTGGCCGCGCTGCTGCCCGGTGGCGGCACCCCCGACGGGCCGCTGGTGGTCCCGGAGCCCCCGGCCCGCGTCGTCGGCCCCGACGAGGCGCTGGCCGCGGTCGACTACGTCGAGCGGCTGCCCGGCGGC is a genomic window containing:
- a CDS encoding RNA polymerase sigma-70 factor, translated to MPRAEEFERLRPLLFSIAYRILGSVSEAEDAVQDTWLRYEATPTRPTSTKSFLSAVVTRIAIDVLRSARVRREEYVGPWFPEPLLSDPYQDPERSAELADSLSMAALVLLERLSPLERAVFVLRDVFAFGFPEIASAVGRSEAACRQLAVRARRHVAAGRPRFEADRTEHEELAGRFFDAFKEGDVDGLRELLAADVQAVGDAGGKAPLWGRGAFGVENVARLLAAFAPWFTGIDGVVEPCEVNRHPGAIFRDRDGKVLGAWALDILDGQIQAIRAVLNPDKLGHVGPVADAWAALREANAARRAAQGPDATGS
- a CDS encoding CU044_2847 family protein encodes the protein MPNHAELTLADGTSIRLELAPAHGAPRPADSPDGDPTADLPHGIEALVPMARGGERAAATAVAALRTTLRPLGPLLQEIHDAVASAEQPPDQMSVQFGVQIGQDLKLGIVGANGRASLTITATWRPQQAE